Proteins found in one Bremerella volcania genomic segment:
- a CDS encoding AarF/UbiB family protein: MPVESIRRTWNYAQLAKDSVKVRWSCDEKAKQAAQKLVAERLGRMRGLPQKVGQMMAFSADPSKQEAFGSLYESAQPLPWSTMRPILQASWEVDPDTLFQEIDPSGKAASLGQVHAATLHDGRKLAIKIQYPGIHDAVMADLAGLGWLAKPFGNLSGGFDLEGYREMILEGLKTELDYRQEAIAQASFANGPGRNPWVIVPQVDQELSSENVLVSEWIDGDTWQQVQSQWSPEEKSELGRRLLFWFLESLFEHGQLHADLHPGNVRFLRTSDGPKFVLYDFGSVYQMNATERLTLLRFIQATRDQSEAPLPFLVALGFRHELLEPLASRLPALSRVLLEPFCVEYPYDTNQWRLSERLNDLLGDERMNFRMAGPPKLIYLLRSFHAMITYLGGLDAKVLWCRALQTHVTNNRQAMGQLVLPSLPTSDYKTLARHLKVQVLRDGQLKASVTLAAAAIDRLEKFLDDETLRRIQDERIDLVKIVRDVRRRGYVPGSVFELTDPQREVKVWLE, from the coding sequence ATGCCTGTCGAGTCGATTCGCCGTACCTGGAACTACGCGCAGCTTGCCAAGGACTCGGTCAAAGTTCGCTGGTCATGCGACGAGAAAGCAAAACAGGCCGCCCAAAAGCTCGTTGCCGAGCGTCTGGGACGGATGCGAGGACTACCTCAAAAGGTTGGCCAGATGATGGCCTTCTCTGCCGACCCATCGAAACAAGAGGCTTTCGGCAGCCTATACGAGTCGGCCCAGCCCCTGCCCTGGTCGACCATGCGTCCCATCCTGCAAGCCTCTTGGGAAGTCGACCCGGACACGCTGTTTCAAGAGATTGATCCAAGCGGCAAGGCAGCGTCACTAGGGCAAGTGCACGCCGCTACGTTGCACGATGGTCGAAAGCTGGCAATTAAGATTCAATACCCAGGCATTCACGATGCCGTGATGGCCGACCTGGCCGGACTGGGTTGGTTAGCCAAACCGTTTGGGAATCTATCCGGCGGGTTCGACTTGGAAGGATATCGAGAAATGATTCTCGAAGGTCTCAAGACCGAACTCGATTACCGCCAGGAAGCGATCGCTCAAGCATCGTTCGCCAATGGTCCGGGGCGTAATCCATGGGTAATCGTCCCCCAGGTCGATCAAGAGCTTTCAAGCGAGAATGTCCTCGTCTCAGAGTGGATCGACGGCGACACCTGGCAGCAAGTTCAGTCACAATGGAGCCCTGAAGAGAAGTCGGAGCTGGGACGTCGCTTGCTCTTCTGGTTTCTCGAAAGCCTGTTCGAGCATGGGCAACTGCACGCCGACTTGCATCCGGGGAACGTGCGATTCTTGCGGACGAGTGACGGTCCGAAGTTCGTTCTGTACGACTTTGGTTCGGTGTACCAAATGAATGCGACCGAGCGATTGACGCTCTTGCGATTCATTCAGGCAACCCGAGATCAAAGCGAGGCCCCCCTCCCCTTCTTGGTCGCGCTGGGATTTCGCCACGAGCTACTCGAGCCGCTAGCCAGTCGCTTGCCGGCGCTGAGCCGCGTGCTGTTAGAACCCTTCTGTGTCGAGTATCCCTACGATACCAACCAATGGCGACTGAGCGAACGCTTGAACGACTTGCTCGGAGACGAGCGAATGAACTTTCGCATGGCTGGGCCGCCGAAGTTGATTTATCTGCTCCGATCGTTCCATGCGATGATCACCTATCTCGGCGGACTCGATGCCAAGGTGCTTTGGTGCCGCGCCCTGCAAACGCATGTCACGAACAATCGTCAGGCTATGGGGCAGTTGGTGCTGCCGTCATTGCCCACGTCAGACTACAAGACGTTAGCCAGGCACTTGAAAGTGCAAGTATTAAGAGACGGTCAATTGAAAGCCAGCGTCACGTTGGCAGCGGCGGCGATCGATCGCCTGGAAAAGTTTCTCGACGACGAAACGCTACGGCGAATCCAAGATGAGCGAATCGACCTGGTAAAGATCGTTAGGGACGTCCGAAGAAGAGGGTACGTCCCGGGAAGCGTCTTTGAATTGACTGATCCGCAGCGCGAGGTGAAGGTCTGGCTGGAATAA
- a CDS encoding polyhydroxyalkanoic acid system family protein, with amino-acid sequence MPGFKVEVPHPLGQDEAASRVKTLLEHLRGRFEGQIKDMQQTWTDDDVMQFSFKTAGLVIKGEMDVQPDSVLVHGDLPFAAMLFKGRIESSIKEELEKCLSHPA; translated from the coding sequence ATGCCTGGCTTCAAGGTCGAAGTTCCCCATCCTCTTGGTCAAGACGAGGCTGCCAGCCGCGTCAAAACCCTGCTGGAACACCTGCGCGGTCGTTTCGAGGGGCAGATCAAGGATATGCAACAAACCTGGACCGACGACGACGTCATGCAGTTCTCGTTCAAGACGGCCGGCCTGGTCATTAAAGGCGAAATGGACGTGCAGCCTGACTCGGTGCTCGTGCATGGCGACTTGCCATTTGCCGCAATGCTCTTCAAAGGCCGTATTGAAAGCTCGATCAAAGAAGAGCTTGAAAAGTGCCTGAGCCATCCGGCCTAG
- a CDS encoding (5-formylfuran-3-yl)methyl phosphate synthase → MQLLVSVRSVAEANLAGQLSVDLIDLKEPNSGSLGATSPKVWQAVACQWHQRTRVSLALGELPEVVSVANVPAEADSVKIGLAGCRRQPDWQSELSTLFDQLPNGVQRVAVYYADAHLADSPSLEDVLDMARQLECQTFLVDTYDKSAGAVFDHMSPMQLKKLRDRLHADGLHFALAGSLRVKHLSSVAKIQPDIVAVRGAVCHRDRTGEIDAELLQSFREQLRLAWKLDRQEVLSRS, encoded by the coding sequence ATGCAATTACTGGTCAGCGTTCGAAGTGTCGCCGAAGCAAATCTCGCAGGACAATTGAGTGTCGATCTCATTGACTTGAAGGAACCCAATTCAGGCTCTTTGGGGGCTACCTCCCCAAAGGTTTGGCAAGCGGTCGCCTGCCAGTGGCACCAGCGAACTCGGGTCAGCCTAGCTTTGGGGGAACTCCCGGAAGTTGTATCCGTAGCGAATGTCCCCGCGGAGGCTGACAGCGTGAAGATCGGTCTGGCCGGTTGTCGCCGCCAACCCGATTGGCAAAGCGAACTGTCCACGTTATTCGATCAGCTTCCCAATGGCGTTCAGCGCGTAGCGGTGTACTACGCCGACGCGCACCTGGCGGACTCGCCGTCTTTGGAAGACGTGCTGGACATGGCGCGACAACTCGAGTGTCAAACTTTTTTGGTCGACACCTACGACAAATCAGCCGGGGCAGTCTTCGACCACATGTCCCCCATGCAGCTAAAGAAACTGCGAGATCGGTTGCATGCCGACGGCCTTCATTTTGCGCTCGCCGGCTCGCTACGCGTGAAACACTTGTCGTCAGTGGCCAAAATTCAACCAGACATCGTGGCAGTAAGGGGCGCCGTTTGTCATCGTGATCGAACCGGTGAAATCGATGCGGAATTACTGCAGTCGTTTCGCGAGCAGTTACGACTCGCTTGGAAGCTCGACAGGCAAGAAGTCCTTTCCCGCAGCTAA
- a CDS encoding sodium:proton antiporter produces the protein MGQTGITSTDINGILGGHQAVSDHHSGGSGSDKPLLIGIVVLLIAYAVASVAGFTVSPKAAADSNAAAQAHHDAAHADEHHDEHADPHAAEAHGGHGSHPLPHVWAVAPFVLLLGAIAVLPLLKFTEHWWESNTNRLIVAAGLALVTLAYYMTVYEAASFSAAWHRIDHAILGEYIPFIVLLFSLYVISGGIRISGDLKAHPTTNAAFMLVGGLLASFIGTTGAAMLLIRPLLETNKERRYRQHTVVFFIFVVCNCGGCLLPIGDPPLFLGYLQGVNFLWTMTALWQPWLLTNALLLILYVVMDKFYYYPKEDAEDVLRDEVRTTPLQIRGLWPNALLLLGVIFSVALLDPTKPLPGIGWYPFVYLREVVQLALVGLSLWLGSRQVREDNRFNYHAIVEVAALFVGIFICMQPALEILNEQGPSLGIDTPMKFYWITGGLSSILDNAPTYLVFFKTAFPNMDSEMIHAALADTSGKSHLELVAISLGSVFMGAMTYIGNGPNFMVRAIAEEGGVKMPSFFGYVLFFSIPILLPILAIVSLVFLL, from the coding sequence ATGGGTCAGACTGGAATCACATCGACGGACATCAACGGGATTCTCGGAGGACACCAGGCGGTGAGCGATCATCATTCAGGCGGCTCAGGTTCGGACAAACCTTTGCTGATCGGCATCGTTGTTCTTTTGATCGCATATGCTGTGGCATCGGTGGCCGGGTTCACGGTTTCTCCGAAAGCTGCTGCGGATTCAAATGCCGCTGCCCAGGCGCATCACGATGCGGCTCATGCTGACGAGCATCATGATGAACATGCCGATCCTCACGCCGCTGAGGCTCATGGCGGCCATGGCAGTCATCCCCTGCCGCACGTCTGGGCGGTCGCGCCGTTCGTGCTGCTGCTTGGCGCGATTGCCGTGCTTCCCCTGTTGAAGTTCACCGAACATTGGTGGGAAAGCAATACAAATCGATTGATCGTCGCGGCAGGCTTGGCGCTGGTCACTTTGGCTTATTACATGACGGTCTACGAGGCCGCTAGTTTCAGCGCCGCGTGGCATCGAATCGATCATGCCATCCTGGGCGAATACATTCCATTCATCGTGCTGCTGTTCTCACTCTATGTGATCTCCGGCGGCATCCGTATCTCCGGCGACTTGAAAGCCCATCCGACCACCAACGCCGCGTTCATGCTGGTGGGCGGTTTGTTGGCCAGCTTCATCGGAACTACCGGTGCGGCGATGCTTTTGATTCGTCCTCTGTTGGAAACCAATAAAGAACGTCGCTACCGCCAGCATACGGTCGTCTTCTTCATCTTCGTCGTTTGCAACTGCGGCGGTTGCTTGCTGCCAATCGGTGACCCACCGTTGTTCCTGGGTTATCTGCAGGGGGTCAACTTCCTCTGGACGATGACCGCGTTGTGGCAGCCGTGGCTGTTGACCAACGCGTTACTGCTGATCCTGTACGTGGTGATGGACAAGTTCTATTACTACCCCAAGGAAGATGCCGAAGACGTTCTGCGAGATGAAGTGCGAACCACGCCGCTTCAGATTCGCGGCCTTTGGCCAAACGCCTTGCTGCTGTTGGGCGTGATCTTTTCGGTGGCACTGCTCGATCCGACCAAACCACTACCGGGTATTGGTTGGTATCCGTTTGTCTACCTGCGAGAGGTGGTTCAGTTGGCCCTGGTGGGCTTAAGCTTGTGGCTGGGTAGCAGGCAGGTCCGCGAGGACAATCGCTTCAACTACCATGCGATCGTCGAAGTGGCGGCGCTGTTTGTGGGTATCTTTATCTGCATGCAGCCTGCTTTGGAGATCTTGAACGAACAAGGTCCGAGCCTGGGTATCGACACGCCGATGAAGTTCTACTGGATTACCGGTGGTCTTTCCTCGATCTTGGATAACGCCCCGACGTATCTGGTCTTCTTCAAGACGGCATTCCCGAACATGGATTCCGAGATGATTCATGCCGCCTTGGCGGATACATCCGGCAAGTCCCACTTGGAGTTGGTCGCGATCAGTTTGGGGTCGGTCTTCATGGGAGCGATGACCTACATCGGCAACGGTCCAAACTTCATGGTCCGAGCCATCGCCGAAGAAGGCGGCGTCAAGATGCCAAGCTTCTTTGGCTACGTTTTGTTCTTCAGCATTCCGATCTTGCTGCCCATTTTGGCAATCGTGTCGCTGGTCTTCCTTCTGTAA
- a CDS encoding ribonuclease D, which translates to MDYSYVRHDRDLQALCQQLADDKHIFFDTEFISEDVYLPDLCLIQVASKSGLTVIDPKGMIDLSPFWDLITSDDVTVVAHAAREEFLFCFRATGKWPTQLFDTQVAAGLIGMEFPISLGNLITRQLGERLPKGETRTNWRGRPLSKLQIEYALNDVIYLDQIYQQLAEALENLGRASWMEAEMTRFQTIWEDYSTRPGWRSVSGIGNLNRRSLAIIREIWTWRDHHARSQNVPPRRILRDDLMVELSKRKSAKVSQIKALRGMNRRDLDPYIEDLADCVRRAIELPDEDCPMNHRGTANSQYTVLGQFLSAALGSICREARIAPSLACTIQDVRDLVAYHLDKTGELPSLAKGWRAEVIGRTIEDLLDGSLVVKIGDPRADEPLAFERHSDQA; encoded by the coding sequence GTGGATTACTCCTACGTCCGTCACGACCGTGACTTACAAGCTCTTTGCCAACAACTGGCCGACGATAAGCACATCTTCTTCGATACCGAGTTTATTTCGGAGGATGTGTACCTGCCCGACTTGTGTCTGATACAAGTGGCAAGCAAGTCGGGGCTGACCGTCATCGACCCCAAGGGGATGATCGATCTGAGCCCCTTTTGGGATCTGATCACCAGCGACGACGTGACCGTCGTGGCCCATGCGGCACGGGAAGAGTTCCTGTTCTGTTTTCGGGCGACCGGCAAGTGGCCGACTCAACTTTTCGATACTCAGGTAGCCGCCGGGCTGATTGGAATGGAGTTTCCCATCTCGCTTGGCAATCTGATCACGCGCCAGTTGGGCGAACGGCTTCCCAAGGGAGAAACACGTACCAATTGGCGTGGTCGCCCACTTTCCAAGCTGCAGATCGAATACGCTCTGAATGACGTCATCTATCTCGACCAAATCTACCAGCAACTGGCCGAAGCGCTTGAGAACCTCGGCCGTGCCAGTTGGATGGAAGCCGAGATGACTCGCTTTCAGACGATCTGGGAAGATTATTCGACGCGCCCCGGTTGGCGAAGCGTTTCCGGAATCGGCAACTTGAATCGCCGCTCGCTGGCGATCATTCGCGAGATCTGGACCTGGCGCGATCACCATGCGAGGTCGCAGAACGTTCCCCCCCGTCGGATCTTACGCGACGATCTGATGGTGGAGCTTTCCAAACGCAAGTCCGCCAAGGTTTCCCAGATCAAAGCCCTCCGAGGCATGAACCGACGCGATCTCGATCCGTACATCGAAGATCTGGCCGATTGCGTTCGCCGGGCCATCGAACTGCCCGATGAAGACTGCCCGATGAATCATCGGGGAACGGCCAATTCGCAATACACCGTGCTGGGCCAATTCCTCAGCGCGGCACTGGGTAGCATCTGCCGCGAAGCCCGCATCGCCCCCAGTCTGGCGTGTACCATTCAGGACGTCCGCGATTTAGTGGCCTATCATTTAGATAAGACCGGAGAGTTGCCTTCGTTGGCCAAAGGGTGGCGGGCCGAGGTCATCGGTCGCACGATCGAAGACCTGTTGGATGGATCACTGGTCGTCAAAATTGGCGACCCGCGTGCCGACGAGCCCCTGGCATTCGAACGGCATTCCGATCAGGCTTAA
- a CDS encoding SMP-30/gluconolactonase/LRE family protein → MTFIIPSRTIQLLALTGCLALAGAARAEDAISPPASPCELFATGLAGHTAMCCDGQGNVLATNYRHLGSVGKISQQDGAALLFDAPLAVAEPVEASSLVGIALDDDQRILVLDSQLGRVLRYAPESKMVTTLADRIQGRRFDSLFAIDIGPGGNIYFSEPERVSGGDATGSLYRFDVVTNRPVLLVDGLDQPTGISLSSDGKSLYVAESGRGQISVYGINQQDGTAEKVAAYFLTLLLDVDDPKEIGRLGHIAIDRRNWLYVSLWDRGEVAVIDTTNGKLIEVISCHSDSVFGLTLWQDALLMSIPEKEAIYRYDLRPLIGRHAP, encoded by the coding sequence ATGACTTTCATTATCCCATCTCGAACGATTCAACTTCTGGCCCTTACAGGCTGCCTCGCGCTTGCCGGGGCTGCGCGTGCCGAGGATGCGATTAGTCCGCCGGCATCGCCATGCGAGCTTTTCGCGACGGGTCTGGCTGGCCACACGGCCATGTGCTGTGATGGACAAGGCAACGTTCTGGCGACCAACTATCGACATCTCGGCTCGGTCGGCAAGATCAGCCAGCAAGACGGTGCTGCCCTGCTTTTTGACGCTCCGCTGGCAGTCGCTGAGCCTGTGGAAGCATCTTCCCTGGTCGGTATCGCTTTGGATGACGATCAACGAATCCTTGTCCTCGATTCCCAGCTTGGTCGCGTGTTGCGCTATGCACCTGAGTCGAAGATGGTGACCACGCTCGCCGATCGAATCCAGGGGCGACGTTTCGACTCGCTGTTTGCCATCGATATCGGCCCGGGTGGAAACATCTATTTCTCCGAGCCTGAGCGAGTTTCCGGCGGTGACGCGACTGGTTCGCTGTATCGATTCGATGTCGTGACGAATCGCCCTGTGCTATTGGTCGATGGTCTCGATCAACCTACCGGTATCAGCCTCAGTTCGGACGGAAAGTCACTGTACGTTGCCGAGTCGGGCCGCGGGCAGATTTCCGTTTACGGGATCAACCAGCAAGACGGTACCGCCGAAAAGGTGGCCGCGTACTTTCTAACGCTGCTGCTGGATGTCGACGATCCGAAAGAGATCGGTCGTCTGGGACATATCGCAATCGATCGCCGGAACTGGCTGTACGTCAGCCTGTGGGATCGCGGAGAAGTGGCCGTCATCGATACGACCAATGGCAAGCTGATTGAGGTCATCTCGTGTCATAGCGACAGCGTCTTCGGGCTTACGCTGTGGCAAGATGCTTTGCTGATGTCGATTCCCGAAAAGGAGGCGATCTATCGCTACGATCTTCGCCCCCTCATCGGTCGTCACGCCCCTTAA
- a CDS encoding COG1361 family protein yields MMHRSAILGTAGLIVLAALGHVVISGLMPQQEVSAETKQSVVHEFAPPAPSRFTAPESSVPLQPMPARMNAQAANGMRLTAGEESTRPSSRRRVTTTELEEPAEVETKPEAAPPAGLPSSLDEALSRFRENPVTLGSEPEAAPELEAPAPQEAPKQEASPMPKPAAPGNVNPYRYQPSPSATETPAANGAASIGAARVAVKEEPKPEPEPQPVAPQQTVIPRQTLSAIETPAPRPQPATTSATLFSVNSPAVIVDAAGPKSLVIGKPSTYRIHARNMGDANARQVTIQMVLPPGIQLQDLRGTLGSPRQVQTQTGMMAIQWDIPVLPAHSEGSLDLGLIATQTRPFELGLEVAYAPLSAKSPISVLEPKLDMVIDGPQDILFGDSQIFKVIAKNTGTGPAENVSITIMPIKKGQNPTVIDSIGTIAPGDQKVIELELTAKQAGTLSLRAETTADNGLRAAAAHDVLVRRAELAVNAQGPGIKYAATTATYAVVVANAGNAPASSIQVEATLPTGSKFVSASHGGKLDEASGRVTWNLPKLEAGTQQPLQVVSTLMVEGNNILQVSANADQGLSSRHELITRVESVADLKLLVNDPTGPIPVGQEVEYEFTLNNRGTKEARGVKVTVSFGSGIEPVSVEGGKGTIQGDIVQLNTIPAVNAGQEITVTVKARGRSEGNHTFRAEVRCDDPTTRLAIEESTHFYGAAIQTASPQMPAPPYQPQTPAAQTPAGGTPAPLSPTPFSRYQ; encoded by the coding sequence TTGTCCACGAGTTCGCTCCCCCTGCGCCCAGCCGATTTACCGCTCCGGAAAGCTCCGTACCGCTGCAACCAATGCCAGCACGCATGAATGCCCAGGCCGCGAACGGCATGCGACTTACGGCAGGAGAAGAGTCGACGCGACCTTCCAGCCGTCGCCGCGTGACCACCACCGAGTTGGAAGAACCGGCCGAAGTGGAAACGAAGCCTGAAGCTGCCCCACCGGCTGGGCTCCCTTCTTCGCTCGACGAAGCCCTGAGCCGTTTCCGCGAGAATCCTGTTACTCTTGGTAGCGAACCGGAAGCTGCCCCTGAGTTGGAAGCCCCCGCACCGCAAGAGGCCCCTAAGCAGGAAGCATCCCCGATGCCTAAGCCTGCGGCCCCTGGCAATGTGAACCCTTATCGCTATCAACCTTCGCCATCGGCAACCGAAACCCCGGCCGCCAACGGTGCCGCTTCGATCGGAGCCGCACGTGTCGCAGTGAAGGAAGAGCCAAAACCAGAACCGGAACCGCAGCCTGTGGCACCCCAGCAGACGGTCATTCCCCGCCAGACGCTTTCCGCCATTGAAACGCCTGCTCCGCGTCCGCAGCCGGCCACCACTTCCGCCACGCTCTTCTCGGTCAACAGCCCAGCCGTGATCGTCGACGCCGCTGGCCCGAAGTCGCTGGTGATTGGCAAGCCGTCGACCTATCGCATCCATGCACGCAACATGGGAGACGCCAACGCTCGCCAGGTCACCATTCAAATGGTGCTGCCACCAGGCATTCAATTGCAAGACCTGCGAGGAACCCTCGGTTCGCCACGCCAGGTGCAGACGCAAACAGGCATGATGGCCATCCAATGGGACATCCCTGTTTTGCCTGCCCACAGCGAAGGCTCGCTCGATCTCGGGTTGATCGCCACGCAAACGCGTCCGTTTGAACTGGGTCTGGAAGTCGCCTACGCACCGCTGAGTGCGAAATCGCCGATCTCGGTCCTCGAGCCTAAGCTCGACATGGTGATCGATGGCCCGCAGGACATCCTGTTTGGCGATTCGCAGATCTTCAAAGTCATAGCCAAGAACACCGGTACCGGTCCAGCCGAGAACGTCTCGATTACGATCATGCCGATCAAGAAGGGGCAAAACCCGACGGTCATCGACTCGATCGGCACGATTGCCCCGGGCGATCAGAAGGTGATCGAATTGGAACTGACCGCCAAGCAGGCCGGAACGCTTTCGCTGCGAGCCGAAACGACTGCTGACAACGGCCTGCGTGCCGCTGCCGCCCACGACGTTTTGGTGCGTCGTGCCGAGCTTGCCGTCAATGCCCAAGGACCTGGCATCAAGTATGCCGCCACGACCGCCACCTACGCCGTCGTCGTTGCCAATGCGGGTAACGCACCGGCCAGCAGCATTCAGGTCGAAGCCACGCTTCCAACCGGATCGAAGTTCGTGTCGGCATCGCACGGTGGTAAGCTCGACGAAGCTTCAGGCCGCGTGACCTGGAATCTGCCGAAGCTGGAAGCCGGCACCCAGCAGCCGCTTCAGGTCGTCAGCACGCTGATGGTCGAAGGAAACAACATCCTACAAGTCAGTGCCAACGCCGATCAGGGGCTCTCCAGCCGTCACGAATTGATCACCCGCGTCGAGTCGGTGGCTGACCTCAAACTGCTGGTGAACGATCCGACCGGTCCGATTCCGGTTGGCCAGGAAGTGGAATACGAATTTACGCTTAACAACCGCGGCACGAAGGAAGCCCGCGGCGTGAAGGTTACCGTCAGTTTCGGCAGCGGCATCGAGCCGGTCTCGGTTGAAGGTGGCAAAGGAACCATCCAGGGTGACATCGTTCAGTTGAACACGATTCCGGCCGTCAACGCTGGCCAGGAGATCACCGTTACGGTCAAGGCCCGCGGCCGCAGCGAAGGGAACCACACGTTCCGAGCGGAAGTTCGCTGCGATGATCCGACCACGCGTCTGGCGATCGAAGAGTCGACCCACTTCTACGGGGCAGCGATTCAAACCGCTTCGCCACAGATGCCAGCACCACCGTATCAACCGCAGACGCCTGCTGCTCAAACCCCGGCCGGTGGCACCCCGGCACCGCTGAGCCCAACCCCGTTCAGCCGCTATCAGTAA